From Roseburia hominis, the proteins below share one genomic window:
- a CDS encoding PHP domain-containing protein, with protein MFVDMHMHELTYSTDSFLKLEEMVEIAKKKGLGGICITDHDSMGLRDYAAEYSKKTGFPIFTGIEFYSLQGDILAFGIDDYPRERIGAQDFIDQVRAQGGITISAHPFRNNRRGLEEHLDIVQGLDGIEVLNGSTLPDATAKAEEYAKKLGLAATGASDCHVPDKVGVYATYFPNEIRTMDELIKAVRNHECQPAYYKDGIYHIYKF; from the coding sequence TTGTTTGTTGATATGCATATGCACGAATTAACCTATTCAACGGATAGTTTTTTAAAGCTGGAAGAAATGGTGGAAATAGCTAAAAAGAAGGGACTTGGCGGAATCTGTATCACCGATCATGACAGCATGGGACTTCGTGATTACGCCGCTGAATATAGTAAAAAGACCGGATTTCCTATTTTTACCGGTATTGAATTCTACTCTCTTCAAGGAGATATTCTGGCATTCGGAATCGATGACTATCCAAGAGAACGCATTGGTGCTCAGGATTTCATTGATCAGGTTCGTGCGCAGGGTGGTATCACGATCAGTGCTCACCCGTTCCGTAATAACAGACGCGGCCTGGAGGAACATCTGGATATCGTGCAGGGATTAGATGGAATCGAAGTGCTTAATGGAAGTACGCTCCCTGATGCAACTGCAAAGGCAGAGGAATATGCAAAAAAACTGGGACTTGCCGCTACCGGCGCGAGCGACTGCCATGTACCGGATAAGGTAGGCGTATATGCTACCTATTTTCCAAATGAAATACGAACGATGGACGAGCTTATTAAAGCTGTCAGAAATCATGAATGTCAGCCGGCATATTATAAAGATGGAATATATCATATTTATAAATTTTAA